The proteins below come from a single Antennarius striatus isolate MH-2024 chromosome 18, ASM4005453v1, whole genome shotgun sequence genomic window:
- the LOC137611783 gene encoding sodium- and chloride-dependent GABA transporter 3-like has protein sequence MNRQRIKKQKPRSDDDRGQWANKREYILVLAGDVVGLGNVWRFPYLCYKNGGGAFLVPYGLFAVFTGIPLFLLEISMGQYTQEGFITCWTKLCPLAMGIGFGELMILFCNITYILIEVWALFYLVFSFRSQLPWATCNNTWNTADCLDLQMFNSTNMTTNHTKRTSAAVEFWERRMLGMSGGIEELGSVRWELALCLLVSWVICYFSIWKGVRSTGKAAYFTATFPYLMLLILLIRGLTLPGASEGIYYYLYPDINRLADLEVWIEAGSQILFSYSVTAGVLKVLGSYNDYNNNCYKDCLWICLLNSGTSFVAGFVVFSVLGFMAHKQGVSVDTVTDSGPGLAFIAYPQATALMPLPQFWTVCFFLMLMLLTVDSHFIAVESIFTSVSDLFPTLLRAPVNHKIFVLISCISFFLLHLTLVTEGGIYMYQLIEYYGATRVCMNIVALTECLALGWIFGADKLSNIIEDMTGHRPSVFFKLCWKFVVPLLSLMSVVLYLVDYQHLKINDYVYPDWAYALGWTMTFSSVVMVPLWAAGLMCFTPGTFRQRLSVLCRPAEDPAWQRRKMLEETTTDELILAERT, from the exons ATGAACAGACAaagaatcaaaaaacaaaaaccaagaaGTGATGACGACAGAGGACAGTGGGCAAATAAAAGAGAATATATTCTAGTTTTGGCAGGGGATGTTGTCGGCTTGGGGAACGTGTGGAGATTTCCATACCTTTGCTACAAGAATGGAGGAG GTGCCTTTCTGGTGCCTTATGGTCTGTTTGCTGTATTTACCGGAATACCTCTGTTTCTACTGGAGATCTCAATGGGTCAATACACCCAGGAAGGATTCATCACCTGCTGGACCAAGTTGTGTCCTCTGGCAATGG GAATTGGATTTGGAGAACTGATGATTTTATTCTGTAACATCACCTACATTCTAATTGAAGTCTGGGCTCTCTTCTACCTGGTGTTCTCATTCAGGTCCCAGCTCCCCTGGGCCACCTGTAATAACACCTGGAATACAG CTGACTGTCTTGATCTTCAGATGTTTAATTCGACGAATATGACAACAAATCATACCAAAAGGACTTCTGCAGCGGTAGAGTTCTGGGA GCGGAGGATGCTGGGCATGTCTGGAGGCATTGAGGAGCTGGGCAGTGTGAGATGGGAGCTGGCCTTGTGTCTTCTGGTCTCCTGGGTGATCTGCTACTTCAGTATCTGGAAAGGTGTCAGGTCTACTGGAAAG GCAGCGTATTTCACAGCCACGTTCCCCTACCTGATGCTCCTGATTCTACTCATTAGAGGCTTGACTCTACCTGGAGCTTCTGAAGGGATCTACTACTACCTGTATCCAGACATAAACCGCCTGGCTGACCTAGAG GTCTGGATTGAGGCAGGATCCCAGATACTTTTCTCCTACAGTGTCACTGCAGGGGTACTTAAGGTCCTGGGCAGCTATAACGactacaacaacaactgttacaa GGACTGTCTCTGGATCTGTCTGCTGAACAGTGGAACCAGTTTTGTTGCTGGATTTGTCGTCTTCTCTGTTCTTGGATTCATGGCTCACAAACAGGGTGTTAGTGTTGACACTGTGACCGACTCAG GTCCAGGTTTGGCCTTCATCGCTTACCCTCAGGCAACAGCTTTGATGCCTTTACCCCAGTTCTGGACTGTCTGCTTCTTCCTGATGCTGATGCTATTGACTGTTGACTCACAT TTTATAGCAGTGGAGAGTATTTTCACCTCAGTGAGCGATTTGTTTCCAACACTCCTCCGTGCACCAGTGAATCACAAGATCTTTGTCCTCATCAGCTGTATATCCTTCTTTCTCCTACATCTGACCTTGGTTACTGAG GGAGGAATTTACATGTACCAACTCATTGAATACTATGGCGCTACCAGAGTCTGCATGAATATCGTAGCTCTGACTGAATGCTTGGCTCTCGGCTGGATATTTG GTGCTGATAAACTTTCTAACATCATTGAGGACATGACAGGACATAGACCCTCTGTTTTCTTCAAACTGTGCTGGAAATTCGTCGTTCCTCTGCTGTCGCTG ATGTCAGTTGTCCTGTACCTGGTTGACTACCAACACCTCAAGATCAATGACTACGTTTACCCCGACTGGGCGTACGCACTGGGGTGGACCATGACCTTCtcttctgttgtcatggtgcCGCTGTGGGCAGCTGGACTGATGTGTTTCACACCAGGAACCTTCAGACAG